The following are from one region of the Cyclopterus lumpus isolate fCycLum1 chromosome 21, fCycLum1.pri, whole genome shotgun sequence genome:
- the ftcdnl1 gene encoding formiminotransferase N-terminal subdomain-containing protein encodes MASSSFGSRLVACLLNVSEARRKDLVESVAKAALYDKEGVRREGTAVLNIFNDRDYNRSVITIVASVDSIGEAVLSACEKACVLIDMGAHKGVHPCMGAVDLIPIYPLGEEVGVEDCAKEARAVARGLTERVRGTSAFLFGWADSPRRRGLAQRRKEVGWFEKTPDLRLIRPDVGPRPRKPFGLTGVGASPYVTNCNVTIDTRDMAVGRGVAAALRESTPGGLPGVQVLALPHQGAVEIACNVESVRWSPTAGEPWPRFSIDGQPYCHVPASLITRRVAELAGREGVGVKGTALVGFTPRECRGLAEFALSRGIAEFWKERGRIRM; translated from the exons ATGGCCTCCAGTTCCTTCGGCAGTAGACTGGTGGCTTGTCTTCTCAATGTCTCCGAGGCTCGCAGGAAAGACCTGGTGGAGAGCGTGGCCAAGGCCGCCTTATACGACAAGGAAG GTGTTAGACGAGAGGGGACGGCGGTGCTGAACATCTTTAATGACCGAGACTACAACCGTTCCGTCATCACCATCGTGGCCAGTGTCGACTCCATCG GGGAGGCGGTTCTGTCTGCGTGCGAGAAAGCGTGCGTGCTGATCGACATGGGCGCCCACAAAGGGGTCCACCCATGCATGGGCGCCGTCGACCTCATACCCATCTACCCCCTGGGCGAGGAGGTGGGAGTGGAGGACTGTGCTAAAGAGGCTCGGG CCGTGGCTCGGGGACTCACGGAGCGGGTCCGGGGCACCAGCGCTTTCCTGTTCGGCTGGGCAGACTCCCCCCGTCGGCGGGGGCTGgcgcagaggaggaaggaggtgggCTGGTTCGAGAAGACGCCAGACTTGCGGCTAATCAGGCCCGACGTGGGGCCGCGGCCTCGGAAACCATTCGGTCTCACAG GTGTCGGGGCCAGTCCGTACGTCACGAACTGCAACGTCACCATCGACACCCGGGACATGGCGGTGGGACGCGGCGTCGCCGCGGCCCTCAGGGAGTCGACCCCGGGGGGACTGCCCGGGGTTCAGGTGCTGGCCTTGCCGCACCAGGGCGCCGTGGAAATCGCCTGTAATGTGGAGAGCGTGAGATGGAGCCCGACCGCAGGTGAACCGTGGCCGCGTTTCAGCATCGACGGCCAGCCGTACTGTCACGTCCCGGCGTCCCTCATCACGAGGAGGGTCGCGGAGCTggcggggagggagggggttggCGTCAAGGGCACCGCGCTGGTGGGGTTCACCCCCCGAGAGTGCAGGGGCCTGGCAGAGTTCGCACTGTCTCGAGGGATTGCCGAGTTCTGGAAGGAACGGGGAAGGATCCGTATGTGA